Part of the Thermus aquaticus genome, GCATCCGCGCCATCATCGAGCGCCGCAAGGAGCTGGGCCTGACCCAGGAGGAGCTCGCCCGCATGGCGGGCTTCTCCTTCAGCCTCATGGCCAAGATCGAGCGCGGGGCCACCGACCCCCGTTCCCTCTCCGCCCTCTACCTCACCAACCTGGCCCGGGTCCTGGGCCTTCCCCTCTCCGTCCTCCTGGACGAAGGGCTCCCGGAGGGCCTCGAGGAGCGCCGTCCCGTGGCGCTTCCCCTCTACCCCTCCCTGCAAGCCGCCCTCTCCGGGGAAAGCGCCCGCCAGGCCTACCTGGCCCCCGAGGACCTGCCCAAGGGAGCCCTGGTGGACAAGCTCGCCTTCCTGGAGCTTCCCGGGCCCTGGCTCTTCTCCCTCACCCTCCCCTTCCCCCTCACCAAACCCCTGCGCCTTCTGGCGGAGCTGAGGCCCCTGGTGGCCCGGGAAGGGGTCTACGTGGGCCGCCTCGAGGGCCACCCCGCCCTCTTCACCCACGAGGACCTGGAAAGGAAAAACTTCGCCCTCTACCCCCTCCTCCAAGGGCTTCCCACCCTCTGGACCGAGGGCCGGGAACCGGAGATCCTCGGCCTGGTGCGGGCTTGGTGGGTGCAGGGATAACCCCCTGTTGCTAAAGGATCATTCGGTGTGCTAGCCTTGGAGTGTGGTCTTTGCTTGGCACAGGGCTATGCTAATATGGCAAGACAAGGGAGGTGAGAGGAACAGGCTAACTTAGCGGCCTCCAAAAAGAAGCGGATCGGGGTTGCCCCCGACAGCTTGCTCTCAAGCTTGGTATCCGCCCCTTCCCAAGGCTAGGATACCAAGCCGCAGAGGGAGAGTCAACCTCTTTGGGCAACCCCACGGGCCCCAGGGCCGGGGTAAAAGGCCCAAAAAGCACCGTGGGACGCAAAAAAGCTCACTCCAAGGCTTGGACCTACCTGGACCACCCTTCGGCTTTCACCCTGATCCCGAACCCCATCCTCAAGCAGGCCCTCTCCGGCGAGGTGGGAGGGAAGCGCCTCAAGCCCATCCCCCGCCTGGTCTACCTCACCCTCCTCTCCCGGGCCCGCCTGGAGGGGAAGGAGGCCACGGCCCAGGACCTCGCCCTCCTCCTGGGCTTCGACCCCCGCACCGTGGAGAAGGCCCTCCTGGAACTCTGGGAGCTTGGCCTGGTGGAGCGGGGCGGCTACGGCTACTTTGCCCCCTTGCGCGCCGTGCTCCCCAAGGCGCACGCTGTGCAAAGCTCCTTGCACGCCGTGCAGGGGGAAAGCGGGGAAAAGGCCGTGCCAGACGAGCTTGGCTCGGTCCTAGAAGAAATAAGAGAAGAAGAAAAGAAAAAACCTCCTCATCCTCTATCCCACCCACCCACCCCGCCTTCGGCAGAGGGGGAGGAGGAGCTTTGGGAGGAACCCCTAGCGGAACCCTTAGGGGAAGGCCACGAGGTGGAAGCCTCCCTTGCTTTTCCTCCGGGAGGGAGCGGAACTTCTGTCTTGACCCAAGCTTCCCCGCCGCTTGTGAAGCCGGGCACGAAGTCCCTGCGGGCCGCCCTGGAGGGGGCGGGGCTTTGGCGGGAGTTCTGGCGGGTCTTCCGCCCCGGCTTCGCCACCCCGGCCCTCTTCGGGGCCTACCTCCACCGCCTGGAGCGGGGGGCCCTGCCCCTGGGGACGGCCTTTCTGGAGGTCGTGGCCCGCACCCTGGAAGGGGCGAGGCGGGGGGTGGTGCGCTACCCGGCGGCCTACCTGGAGCGGTTGCTTCAGGAGCTAGCCCCCGAGGGGGCCCAAGCCCCTTCCCTGACCTCTTCCCTCGAGGCCCCGCCTTTCCAAGACGGCGACCTGCTCCTCCTGCCCGATGGCAGGCGGGGCTACTTCGGGGGCTGGACAGGAGGGGGTAAGGAGGCCTTCCTGGAGGTGGACGGGGTGGCCTACCGGGTGCCCAGGGAACTTCTCCTTGAGGCCCGTGTGGTAGGGTGAGGGAGATGCTGGAAGCCGAACTCCTCCCCGCTTCGTCGGGGGAGAAACCCCTTGGGGAAGGCTTCTCGGAAGGCGAGGAGTCTAGGCCACAGGACTGGTATTTCGCCCGGCTGGAGCTTTGGGGCACCCTGGAGCGCAAGATCCTGCCCCCCAAGGGCAAGGGGGAAGGCTCTCAGGAGGGGGGGCGTCCCCGAT contains:
- a CDS encoding helix-turn-helix domain-containing protein; translated protein: MPRRKQPQEALPPRIRAIIERRKELGLTQEELARMAGFSFSLMAKIERGATDPRSLSALYLTNLARVLGLPLSVLLDEGLPEGLEERRPVALPLYPSLQAALSGESARQAYLAPEDLPKGALVDKLAFLELPGPWLFSLTLPFPLTKPLRLLAELRPLVAREGVYVGRLEGHPALFTHEDLERKNFALYPLLQGLPTLWTEGREPEILGLVRAWWVQG
- a CDS encoding helix-turn-helix domain-containing protein, with product MGRKKAHSKAWTYLDHPSAFTLIPNPILKQALSGEVGGKRLKPIPRLVYLTLLSRARLEGKEATAQDLALLLGFDPRTVEKALLELWELGLVERGGYGYFAPLRAVLPKAHAVQSSLHAVQGESGEKAVPDELGSVLEEIREEEKKKPPHPLSHPPTPPSAEGEEELWEEPLAEPLGEGHEVEASLAFPPGGSGTSVLTQASPPLVKPGTKSLRAALEGAGLWREFWRVFRPGFATPALFGAYLHRLERGALPLGTAFLEVVARTLEGARRGVVRYPAAYLERLLQELAPEGAQAPSLTSSLEAPPFQDGDLLLLPDGRRGYFGGWTGGGKEAFLEVDGVAYRVPRELLLEARVVG